One genomic window of Mucilaginibacter sp. SJ includes the following:
- a CDS encoding nucleoside hydrolase: protein MKFKSVLFIPALIFNLNFVKAQKHSPVPVIFDTDIAGDYDDVGAMAMLHAFADKGEAKILATISCNAFETTAPTISVINTYFGRPNIPIGIVKKDKPNKDCAQQWAQAIIAKYPHNVKSNSQAVEAVALYRKVLAKQPDGSVTIISVGFFTNLADLLRSGADKYSKLDGEQLVKKKVKKLVSMATGIGADGKTFSEYNVNVDAGSAQKVFKDWPTPITLSGFEIGEKILIGIRLINNTSIKNSPVKDAFQVALTKDNNTTGRNSWDETAVLTAISGPKPYFTYRKLNMEIKDNGTNVVVPGERFLYLQFAMQPGDIAKDIEQLMMHQPVKK, encoded by the coding sequence ATGAAATTCAAATCAGTATTATTCATCCCCGCATTGATTTTTAACCTCAACTTTGTCAAAGCGCAAAAACACAGCCCTGTCCCTGTTATTTTCGACACGGATATTGCCGGAGATTATGACGATGTTGGTGCAATGGCTATGCTGCATGCCTTTGCAGATAAGGGTGAGGCCAAAATATTAGCTACCATATCATGCAATGCCTTTGAAACTACCGCACCAACCATCAGCGTGATCAATACCTATTTTGGCAGGCCCAATATCCCGATAGGTATTGTAAAAAAAGACAAGCCCAATAAAGACTGTGCACAGCAATGGGCCCAGGCTATTATTGCCAAATACCCGCACAACGTAAAATCAAACAGCCAGGCAGTTGAAGCGGTAGCACTTTACCGCAAGGTGCTGGCAAAGCAACCCGATGGCAGCGTAACTATTATTTCGGTGGGCTTTTTCACCAACCTGGCCGATCTGCTCCGGTCGGGAGCTGATAAATACAGCAAGCTGGATGGAGAACAACTGGTGAAAAAGAAAGTAAAAAAACTGGTATCCATGGCTACAGGAATAGGTGCCGACGGTAAAACCTTTAGCGAATACAATGTCAATGTGGACGCAGGCTCTGCGCAAAAAGTGTTTAAAGACTGGCCTACACCTATTACCCTTAGCGGTTTTGAAATAGGTGAAAAAATCCTGATCGGAATCCGCCTGATCAACAATACATCAATAAAAAATAGCCCCGTAAAAGACGCCTTCCAGGTAGCACTTACAAAAGACAACAACACAACCGGCCGAAACAGTTGGGACGAAACCGCCGTACTAACAGCCATCAGTGGGCCCAAACCTTATTTTACCTATCGCAAACTTAACATGGAAATAAAGGACAACGGTACTAATGTAGTGGTACCGGGAGAACGGTTTCTGTATCTTCAATTTGCCATGCAGCCCGGGGATATTGCAAAGGACATTGAACAATTGATGATGCACCAGCCTGTTAAAAAATGA
- a CDS encoding YdcF family protein, translating to MNLLLWVFAILLIALFSKNVKRKRKFLLAGIIVLYIFSNSLLLNLVSWCWDVRETAVPTGKKYTCAIVLGGFSSDDGDGGGFFNSAADRFIQGVRLQKTGKVSHLLITGGNGLLRPSGFREADWVREQLREMQVPDSCVLSEPKSRNTIENAAFSKELLQQHKLKGPYLLVTSAFHMRRSLMIFKKQGVDVVAYPCNFSSRRFSVSADDFLPNAGALAGWGTYIKEAIGYMVTRYFK from the coding sequence ATGAATTTGCTTCTATGGGTATTCGCAATTTTATTGATAGCCCTTTTTTCAAAGAACGTAAAACGTAAACGGAAATTTTTGCTTGCAGGTATTATTGTGCTTTATATTTTCTCTAATTCATTGTTACTTAACCTGGTTAGCTGGTGTTGGGATGTCAGGGAAACCGCTGTACCAACTGGTAAAAAGTATACCTGTGCTATAGTGCTGGGTGGTTTTAGCTCGGATGATGGCGATGGCGGCGGTTTCTTTAACTCTGCCGCTGATAGGTTTATCCAGGGTGTTCGTTTGCAAAAAACAGGTAAAGTTAGCCATCTTCTTATCACAGGAGGAAACGGGCTTTTGAGGCCATCGGGTTTTAGGGAGGCTGATTGGGTAAGGGAGCAACTCAGGGAAATGCAGGTTCCGGATAGTTGCGTACTAAGCGAACCGAAATCCCGCAATACTATTGAAAATGCCGCTTTTTCAAAAGAACTCTTGCAGCAGCATAAACTTAAAGGACCTTATTTACTGGTTACCTCGGCATTCCATATGCGCCGTTCCCTGATGATATTTAAAAAACAGGGAGTTGACGTGGTTGCATATCCCTGCAATTTTTCCAGCCGCAGGTTTTCGGTATCTGCCGATGATTTCCTGCCTAATGCAGGTGCTTTAGCAGGCTGGGGGACTTATATAAAGGAAGCCATCGGCTATATGGTAACCCGGTATTTTAAGTGA
- a CDS encoding helix-turn-helix domain-containing protein, whose translation MMEATLTVPKKILARQHEITADYLKAIDKHLEDVLNNRVLDMYEIRDFADEMHIHPTHLSNTIKLTTGKHPCFFFEEKIMGIAKTMLQENTVSVAEIANRLTFDPSNFTKFFKRFEGVTPKQYREQWLVRNLDL comes from the coding sequence ATGATGGAAGCAACGCTTACTGTTCCGAAAAAGATACTGGCCCGTCAGCATGAAATTACCGCCGACTATCTGAAGGCCATTGACAAACACCTTGAGGATGTGCTGAACAACCGCGTATTGGACATGTACGAGATCCGTGATTTTGCTGATGAAATGCATATCCATCCTACCCATTTGAGCAATACTATTAAACTCACCACAGGCAAACATCCCTGTTTCTTTTTCGAGGAAAAAATCATGGGGATTGCCAAAACCATGCTTCAGGAAAATACAGTAAGCGTAGCCGAAATAGCTAACCGGCTTACTTTCGACCCGTCAAACTTTACCAAGTTTTTTAAGCGTTTTGAGGGAGTTACACCAAAACAGTATCGTGAACAGTGGCTGGTAAGGAACCTTGATTTATAG
- a CDS encoding amidase — MHRRNFLKTGSLAGLTISTLVAASCNQPSAENKADETAAADNSKDDIFELSEITIADLQQKMQSKQFTSRLITELYLKRIDQIDKKGIMLNSVIELNKDALNMADAMDREREKGKVRGPLHGIPVLIKDNINTGDNMHTTAGSLALADNFAKQDAFIVHKLREAGAVILGKTNLSEWANFRSTHSTSAWSSRGGQTKCPYILDRNPSGSSAGTGTAVAANLCVAGIGTETNGSIVSPSSVNGLVGIKPTVGLWSRSGIIPISKTQDTAGPMARTVKDAAILLGALTGVDTLDLATLGSKGRVEADYTKFLDVNGLQGKRLGIEKTAFDDKPAVVALLQDAIKTLKSKGAEVVEIELNKELKTIGKNEFTVLLYEFKDGLNQYFGNANSKIKTLADVIAFNKQNEVKAMPFFKQETMELAQAKGDLNSKEYLDAVKQTNTGTRKVIDDMLAKYKLDAIIGTTNGPAVCIDLVNGDYDNGFSFSGPAAMAGYPHITVPMGLAHGLPVGLSFFSTAYKEGDIIKLGYAYEQASKKRVAPLFKPDLFA; from the coding sequence ATGCACAGAAGAAATTTCCTCAAAACCGGTTCATTAGCTGGGTTAACGATATCTACTTTAGTAGCGGCATCCTGCAATCAGCCATCTGCCGAAAATAAAGCCGATGAAACTGCCGCTGCCGATAACAGTAAGGACGATATATTTGAATTGAGCGAAATAACCATTGCCGATCTGCAGCAAAAAATGCAGAGCAAGCAATTTACTTCAAGGCTGATTACCGAACTGTACCTGAAACGCATTGATCAGATAGATAAAAAAGGCATCATGCTTAACTCGGTTATCGAGCTTAATAAAGATGCCTTGAACATGGCCGATGCGATGGACCGGGAACGTGAAAAGGGTAAGGTGCGTGGTCCGCTGCATGGTATACCTGTGCTGATAAAGGATAATATTAATACCGGCGATAACATGCACACCACGGCGGGCTCATTAGCTTTGGCCGATAATTTTGCTAAACAGGACGCCTTTATAGTGCATAAGCTTCGTGAGGCGGGGGCGGTGATATTGGGGAAAACCAATTTGAGCGAGTGGGCGAATTTTCGCTCTACACATTCAACCAGCGCCTGGAGCAGCAGGGGAGGGCAAACCAAATGTCCTTATATTTTAGACAGGAACCCCAGTGGCTCAAGCGCCGGTACGGGAACGGCTGTAGCTGCCAACCTTTGCGTTGCGGGCATCGGTACCGAAACCAACGGCTCGATAGTCTCGCCATCGTCGGTTAACGGCCTGGTAGGCATTAAACCTACAGTGGGCCTATGGAGCAGGTCGGGCATAATCCCCATTTCCAAAACCCAGGATACCGCCGGGCCTATGGCGCGTACCGTTAAAGATGCCGCGATACTGCTTGGCGCGCTTACCGGTGTTGATACGCTCGACCTGGCAACGCTTGGCAGTAAAGGCAGGGTTGAGGCGGATTATACCAAATTTTTAGATGTTAATGGTTTACAAGGCAAACGGCTGGGTATTGAAAAAACAGCGTTTGACGATAAGCCGGCCGTTGTTGCATTATTACAGGATGCCATCAAAACCCTGAAAAGCAAAGGTGCCGAAGTGGTGGAGATTGAACTGAACAAGGAGCTGAAAACCATAGGGAAAAATGAATTTACCGTGCTGCTTTATGAATTTAAAGACGGCCTTAATCAATACTTTGGCAACGCAAACAGCAAAATAAAAACCCTGGCCGATGTAATTGCCTTTAACAAGCAAAATGAGGTTAAAGCAATGCCTTTCTTTAAACAGGAAACGATGGAGTTAGCTCAAGCCAAAGGTGACCTGAACAGTAAGGAGTATCTTGACGCAGTTAAGCAAACCAATACAGGTACCCGTAAAGTTATTGACGATATGCTGGCCAAATATAAACTTGATGCCATCATAGGTACCACTAATGGCCCGGCTGTATGTATCGACCTGGTAAATGGCGACTATGATAATGGTTTTAGCTTTTCAGGCCCTGCAGCTATGGCGGGGTATCCGCATATTACAGTGCCCATGGGGTTGGCCCATGGCCTGCCGGTTGGGTTATCGTTTTTTAGTACAGCCTACAAAGAGGGCGACATTATAAAATTGGGATATGCTTATGAGCAGGCATCTAAAAAGCGGGTAGCACCGCTGTTTAAGCCCGATCTGTTTGCTTAA
- a CDS encoding DUF1345 domain-containing protein, which yields MPQKAKAKTKVFFSLDAHHRLLISLGAAAITLFFSWAHFSAPTVALVTWIAFGLCIIIMDWIIILTANPADIRKIASIEDSSRTLIFLFVIASSLMSLLAIVFLLLSTKNQSDAVVTARVLLAMASVIVSWWLVHTIFTLRYAHMYYTTDPDDDKKLKHLGGLEFPGDEKEPDYLDFVYFSFVVGMTFQVSDVEISARSIRRLAWLHGLISFAFNTAIVALSINVISGMISK from the coding sequence ATGCCTCAAAAAGCCAAAGCCAAAACAAAAGTTTTTTTTAGTCTTGATGCCCATCACCGCCTCCTGATCTCGTTAGGAGCTGCAGCAATAACATTATTTTTCTCCTGGGCCCATTTTTCGGCGCCAACGGTGGCATTAGTAACCTGGATAGCATTTGGTTTATGCATCATTATTATGGATTGGATCATTATTCTGACGGCTAACCCCGCCGATATCCGTAAAATAGCCAGTATCGAAGACTCAAGCCGCACGCTGATATTTTTGTTTGTGATAGCATCATCGCTGATGAGTTTGCTGGCAATAGTATTTCTGTTGTTATCCACAAAAAACCAGTCAGATGCGGTTGTGACGGCGCGGGTTTTATTGGCCATGGCATCGGTTATTGTTTCATGGTGGCTGGTACACACTATATTCACCTTGCGTTATGCCCATATGTATTATACTACAGATCCCGATGATGATAAAAAACTCAAACATCTCGGCGGTCTCGAATTTCCGGGCGATGAAAAAGAGCCGGATTACCTCGATTTTGTATATTTTTCTTTTGTAGTAGGCATGACTTTCCAGGTATCTGACGTGGAGATCTCCGCACGCTCTATCCGCAGGCTGGCCTGGCTGCATGGGTTGATTTCTTTTGCGTTTAATACAGCTATTGTGGCATTGAGCATTAATGTGATATCGGGGATGATATCTAAATAA
- a CDS encoding YwbE family protein: MNGQNRSDIYPGLEVDIILKKDQRTGTLTRGFVKRLLTSAAYHSRGIKVQLDDGQVGRVAWIVEEDDF, translated from the coding sequence ATGAATGGACAAAACAGAAGCGATATATACCCAGGCCTTGAGGTTGATATCATACTGAAAAAAGATCAGCGTACAGGTACGCTAACCCGGGGCTTTGTAAAACGGTTGCTCACCAGCGCGGCTTACCACTCGCGCGGAATAAAAGTGCAGTTGGATGACGGGCAGGTAGGCCGTGTGGCCTGGATTGTTGAGGAAGACGATTTTTAG
- a CDS encoding HAD domain-containing protein: protein MVILLDLDGVSVTEPSWRKVESEADGFMRFNKESADNLRDILEQTNAAVVLTTTHRINFTNKQWLEIFRVRGISVGNISKLNDKQSLAEMKDRGTEIEDWVRGNHDTNFVILDDDQSINQLPEWIIKRWVKIKPFKGIGDEAKEKALSILLEQ from the coding sequence ATGGTCATCTTACTCGATTTAGATGGTGTTTCAGTAACCGAACCGTCATGGAGAAAAGTTGAATCAGAAGCAGACGGATTCATGCGGTTTAATAAAGAATCCGCAGATAACCTTCGCGATATTTTAGAACAGACAAATGCTGCTGTAGTTTTAACCACTACTCATCGGATCAATTTTACGAATAAGCAATGGTTAGAGATTTTTCGGGTAAGAGGAATATCTGTAGGCAATATTTCAAAGCTGAACGACAAACAGTCTCTTGCTGAAATGAAAGACCGGGGAACGGAAATAGAAGATTGGGTGAGGGGCAATCATGATACAAATTTTGTTATTCTTGATGATGATCAGTCAATAAATCAATTGCCTGAGTGGATAATAAAGCGATGGGTGAAAATAAAGCCATTTAAAGGAATTGGTGATGAGGCAAAAGAAAAAGCTTTATCGATCCTGTTAGAGCAGTGA
- the argH gene encoding argininosuccinate lyase, which yields MSKLWQKTTNVNELVENFTVGRDREFDEQMAAFDVLGSLAHTRMLQSVGLMDSTDLELVQRELKNIYADIAKGGFKIDEHVEDVHSQVELLLTQRIGDAGKKIHSGRSRNDQVLVDLKLFFRHQLQEVVESTETLFRQLIELSEKHKDVLLPGYTHLQVAMPSSFGLWFGAYAESLVDDLELVLAAYRITNKNPLGSAAGYGSSFPLNRTLTTQLLGFDNLNYNVVYAQMGRGKTERIIAQALSTIAATLAKMAMDQTLYLSQNFSFVSYPDALTTGSSIMPHKKNPDVWEIMRGKCNRLQALPTDVAMMTTNLPSGYHRELQLLKELLFPAFADLKHCIQMATFMLQNITVKTDILDDAKYAYLFSVEEVNRLTLSGTPFRDAYKQIGLAIEAGNFNPDKTVNHTHEGSIGNLGNEQISASFNKLIDNFDFGKVEQAIKGLVE from the coding sequence ATGAGCAAGCTATGGCAAAAAACTACCAACGTTAACGAACTGGTTGAAAACTTTACTGTTGGTCGCGACCGCGAATTTGATGAGCAAATGGCTGCGTTTGATGTTTTGGGGTCACTGGCCCATACCCGCATGCTGCAAAGCGTTGGGCTGATGGACAGCACCGACCTGGAGCTTGTTCAACGCGAGTTGAAAAATATTTACGCCGATATTGCCAAAGGCGGTTTCAAGATCGATGAGCATGTGGAAGATGTGCACTCGCAGGTTGAGTTGCTGCTTACACAACGCATTGGTGATGCCGGGAAAAAGATCCACAGCGGCCGCTCCCGTAACGACCAGGTTTTAGTCGATCTTAAGCTTTTCTTTCGCCATCAGTTGCAGGAAGTTGTTGAAAGCACCGAAACCTTGTTCCGCCAGCTTATTGAACTGAGCGAAAAACACAAAGATGTTTTATTGCCGGGTTATACCCACCTGCAGGTGGCCATGCCATCATCATTTGGCTTATGGTTTGGCGCCTATGCCGAAAGTTTGGTTGATGACCTTGAACTGGTTTTGGCTGCTTATCGCATCACCAACAAAAACCCGCTGGGTTCGGCTGCCGGTTACGGATCATCGTTTCCGCTTAACCGTACCTTAACTACACAGCTTTTAGGTTTCGATAACCTGAATTATAATGTTGTTTACGCACAAATGGGCCGCGGTAAAACCGAGCGAATTATTGCACAAGCCTTATCAACCATAGCTGCAACGCTGGCTAAAATGGCTATGGATCAAACCCTGTATCTGAGCCAGAATTTTTCATTTGTAAGCTATCCTGATGCATTGACTACCGGCAGCAGCATCATGCCTCACAAAAAGAACCCCGATGTTTGGGAAATTATGCGCGGCAAATGTAATCGCCTGCAGGCCCTGCCTACTGATGTAGCTATGATGACCACTAATTTACCATCAGGTTATCACCGTGAGCTTCAGTTGTTAAAAGAGTTGTTGTTCCCAGCCTTTGCCGATCTGAAACACTGCATCCAAATGGCAACCTTCATGCTGCAAAATATCACTGTAAAAACTGATATTTTGGACGATGCCAAATACGCTTACCTGTTTAGTGTAGAGGAAGTGAACCGTTTAACGCTGAGCGGTACACCATTCCGCGATGCTTATAAACAGATTGGTTTGGCTATTGAAGCAGGCAATTTTAACCCTGATAAAACGGTGAACCATACTCATGAGGGTAGCATCGGTAATTTGGGCAATGAGCAGATCTCTGCTTCGTTTAATAAACTGATCGATAATTTTGATTTCGGAAAAGTAGAGCAGGCAATAAAAGGATTGGTTGAATAG
- a CDS encoding alpha-L-rhamnosidase, whose translation MKHPLCKPLLSIALSFYFFSVTQAQTPGAAGLKSEYLVNPIGIDNAHPRLSWLMNDKAQGAAQSAYQLFVGTDSVAVSTSKGSSWTTSKIASSNNLAIYSGQQLKPFTKYFWLVQLWDRTGKKLAPSAINSFETGMMGMQNWKGSWISDNKGIAVNPAPYFRNTFKVIKQVRSARAYIAVAGLYELYINGKKIGNHRLDPMYTRFDRRTLYVSYDVTAQLQSGKNAVGVLLGNGWYNHQSTAVWFFHQAPWRGRPAFCMDLRITYTDGTVETVKSGTDWKTSLSPVVFNSIYTAEHYDGRLEQPGWNTANFDDKKWKPAINRSAPSMNIVSQAMQPIRAVDTIYTKSVTKIDSDVWVFDMGRNISGVSQITVKGDSGTVIRLKHAERLNKNGHVDQSNIDLHYRPTDDKDPFQTDIFILGGKGEETFSPRFNYKGFQYIEVSSSKHIQIGKENIKAFFMHSDVEPIGTVKASNQTINQIWTATNNSYLSNLFGYPTDCPQREKNGWTGDAHIASETGLYNFDGITVYEKWLADHRDEQQPNGVLPSIIPTGGWGYEWGNGPDWTSTIAIIPYNIYLFYGDSKLLADNYTAIEKYVNHIDELYPTGLTTWGLGDWVPVKSVSPVELTSSVYYYTDASILAKAAKILGKQSDYVKYSALANKIKNAINAKYLDTTTGIYGKGLQTELSVPLYWGVVPDNMKSKVAANLAKRVEADNFHLDVGILGAKAILSALSDNGYPDVAYKIASQETFPSWGWWMVNGATTLYENWAIDAKSDISLNHIMFGEIGAWLYKGIAGIHPDPEHPGFKNVLLQPHFVPGLNEFTATHKGPYGNIVSSWQRTGNSVTYKVTVPANSSATISFPAGKVYLAGKAINNPALYKINAGSYVFEVK comes from the coding sequence ATGAAACACCCTTTATGTAAGCCATTGCTTAGCATTGCCTTATCATTTTACTTTTTTTCGGTAACACAAGCCCAAACGCCCGGGGCTGCAGGTCTTAAATCCGAATATCTTGTAAACCCGATAGGGATCGACAATGCCCATCCCCGCTTAAGCTGGTTGATGAATGATAAAGCACAGGGAGCAGCTCAAAGTGCTTACCAGTTATTTGTTGGTACCGATTCGGTTGCTGTTTCGACAAGCAAAGGCAGCTCATGGACTACATCCAAAATTGCTTCATCAAACAATCTTGCTATTTATAGTGGCCAGCAACTAAAACCTTTTACTAAGTATTTCTGGTTGGTTCAGCTTTGGGATCGGACAGGTAAAAAGCTTGCTCCATCAGCTATAAACAGTTTTGAAACCGGCATGATGGGCATGCAAAACTGGAAGGGCTCATGGATAAGCGATAATAAAGGGATAGCAGTAAACCCTGCCCCTTATTTTCGCAATACGTTTAAGGTAATCAAGCAAGTCCGCTCGGCAAGGGCTTATATTGCAGTTGCCGGTTTGTATGAACTTTATATCAACGGTAAAAAGATCGGCAATCACCGTCTCGATCCTATGTATACCCGGTTCGACAGGCGCACGCTTTACGTTTCATATGATGTTACCGCGCAGCTGCAAAGCGGTAAAAACGCAGTGGGCGTGTTGCTGGGCAACGGTTGGTACAATCATCAAAGTACTGCGGTTTGGTTTTTTCACCAGGCGCCATGGCGCGGTCGCCCGGCGTTTTGTATGGATCTGCGCATTACCTATACCGATGGTACGGTTGAAACCGTAAAATCGGGCACCGATTGGAAAACATCGCTTAGTCCTGTCGTTTTCAACAGTATCTATACTGCCGAGCATTACGACGGTCGCTTAGAACAACCGGGGTGGAACACCGCCAATTTTGACGACAAAAAATGGAAACCTGCCATTAACCGCTCAGCTCCATCCATGAACATCGTATCGCAGGCTATGCAGCCCATTCGTGCGGTTGATACCATCTACACCAAAAGCGTTACCAAAATTGACAGCGATGTTTGGGTGTTTGATATGGGCAGAAATATTTCGGGCGTAAGCCAGATCACTGTTAAAGGTGATTCGGGCACGGTGATCCGTCTTAAACATGCCGAAAGATTAAACAAAAACGGACACGTTGATCAATCAAACATCGATCTGCATTACCGCCCTACCGATGATAAAGATCCATTCCAGACCGATATTTTCATTTTGGGAGGCAAAGGCGAGGAAACATTTTCGCCGCGTTTTAACTACAAAGGGTTTCAGTACATCGAGGTGAGCAGCAGCAAGCATATTCAAATCGGCAAAGAAAACATCAAAGCGTTTTTTATGCACAGCGATGTGGAGCCTATTGGTACAGTTAAAGCATCCAATCAAACCATTAACCAAATCTGGACGGCTACCAACAATAGCTACCTCAGCAACCTGTTCGGTTACCCTACCGATTGTCCACAGCGGGAAAAAAACGGTTGGACCGGCGACGCCCATATCGCGAGCGAAACGGGTTTATACAACTTTGACGGCATCACTGTTTACGAAAAATGGCTGGCCGACCATCGCGATGAGCAGCAACCTAACGGCGTATTACCATCCATTATCCCAACGGGCGGCTGGGGCTACGAATGGGGTAATGGCCCCGATTGGACAAGTACCATCGCCATTATCCCTTACAATATTTATTTGTTTTATGGCGATAGCAAACTCCTTGCCGATAACTATACAGCCATTGAAAAATACGTAAACCATATTGACGAGCTTTACCCAACCGGCCTTACCACCTGGGGCCTGGGCGATTGGGTACCGGTAAAATCAGTTTCGCCGGTTGAGCTTACTTCATCGGTTTATTACTATACCGATGCCAGCATCCTGGCCAAAGCAGCCAAAATATTAGGCAAACAGAGCGACTATGTAAAATACTCAGCATTAGCCAACAAAATCAAAAATGCCATTAACGCCAAATATTTAGATACTACCACCGGCATTTATGGCAAAGGCCTGCAAACAGAGCTAAGCGTGCCACTTTACTGGGGAGTAGTTCCCGATAACATGAAAAGCAAAGTTGCCGCCAACCTGGCTAAACGTGTTGAAGCCGATAATTTCCACTTAGATGTGGGAATCCTTGGTGCAAAAGCCATTTTGAGTGCATTGAGTGATAACGGTTATCCTGACGTAGCCTACAAAATAGCATCGCAGGAAACATTCCCATCATGGGGATGGTGGATGGTGAACGGCGCTACCACCCTGTATGAAAACTGGGCTATTGACGCAAAATCCGACATCTCGCTTAACCACATCATGTTTGGTGAAATCGGCGCATGGTTATACAAAGGCATTGCAGGTATTCACCCCGATCCCGAGCATCCCGGCTTTAAAAATGTATTATTGCAACCGCACTTTGTACCGGGTTTAAATGAGTTTACGGCTACGCACAAAGGGCCTTATGGTAACATTGTTTCATCGTGGCAACGCACCGGTAACAGTGTAACTTATAAAGTAACCGTGCCTGCAAACTCAAGTGCAACAATTAGCTTCCCGGCTGGTAAAGTTTATCTTGCGGGCAAAGCAATCAACAACCCTGCGTTGTATAAAATAAATGCGGGCAGCTATGTGTTCGAGGTAAAATAA
- a CDS encoding START domain-containing protein codes for MRRILTIVFLLFVAKFAMAGPEEPWSLSTDKEGIKVYTRHIANSKIKAIKVECTFNASAAQLVAVLMDIKTCSEWVYHTKSATVIKEVSPSDIYYYSEVNIPWPVHNRDFVAHLKVTQDPKTKVVTIDAPVISNMVPVKDGIVRVENSTGRWVITPVDNNHVSIVYTLHLDPGGSVPAWLINMFAAQGPTESFKGLKKQLQKPAYKDVKLAYVQ; via the coding sequence ATGCGCAGGATACTTACTATCGTATTTTTATTATTTGTTGCCAAATTTGCCATGGCAGGCCCTGAAGAGCCATGGTCATTAAGCACCGACAAAGAAGGCATCAAGGTTTACACCCGTCATATTGCAAATTCAAAAATCAAAGCCATAAAAGTAGAGTGCACATTTAATGCTTCAGCGGCACAATTGGTGGCTGTACTAATGGATATTAAAACCTGCAGCGAATGGGTTTACCACACCAAATCTGCCACTGTAATTAAGGAAGTGTCTCCTTCAGATATTTATTACTACTCGGAAGTAAACATACCATGGCCGGTTCATAACCGTGATTTTGTGGCACATTTAAAAGTTACGCAAGACCCTAAAACCAAAGTGGTCACCATCGACGCGCCGGTTATCTCAAATATGGTACCCGTAAAGGATGGCATTGTAAGAGTTGAAAACTCGACCGGCCGCTGGGTTATCACTCCTGTCGATAACAATCATGTAAGTATCGTTTATACCCTGCACCTTGATCCCGGAGGCTCGGTACCTGCCTGGTTGATCAACATGTTTGCAGCGCAAGGCCCTACGGAAAGCTTTAAAGGGTTAAAAAAACAATTGCAGAAACCGGCTTATAAGGATGTGAAGCTGGCATATGTGCAATGA
- a CDS encoding (Fe-S)-binding protein: MRVALFVPCYVDQFYPKAAIATLELLEKLGCEVHYPKNQTCCGQPMANSGYEHLTDGCNNLFVDNFSGYDYIVCPSGSCTLHIKEHLHADGKEEQATEIRKKVYELTEFLVDVLKVQQLSASFPYRVGLHQSCHGLRGLRIAQMSELVAEPFSKPARLLDLVNGLELVPLSRQDDCCGFGGTFCVVEEAVSAKMGKDRVADHVSHGAQYITSADLSCLMHLEGILRRQNSDVKVIHVAEILNNSL, translated from the coding sequence ATGAGAGTTGCCTTGTTTGTTCCTTGCTATGTTGACCAGTTTTACCCAAAAGCGGCTATTGCCACACTTGAGTTACTGGAGAAACTTGGCTGTGAGGTCCATTATCCTAAAAATCAAACCTGCTGCGGGCAGCCAATGGCCAATTCGGGCTATGAGCATTTAACCGACGGCTGCAATAATTTATTTGTCGATAATTTTTCGGGATACGATTATATCGTTTGCCCTTCGGGGAGTTGCACCCTTCATATTAAAGAGCATTTACATGCTGATGGGAAGGAAGAGCAAGCAACCGAGATCCGCAAAAAAGTTTATGAGCTTACCGAGTTTTTGGTTGATGTTTTAAAAGTACAACAGCTTTCGGCCAGCTTCCCTTACCGGGTTGGTTTGCACCAAAGCTGCCATGGCCTGCGCGGATTACGCATTGCCCAAATGAGCGAGTTGGTTGCCGAACCATTCAGCAAACCGGCCCGGTTACTGGATCTGGTAAACGGATTGGAACTGGTGCCGTTGAGTAGACAGGATGATTGCTGCGGTTTTGGAGGAACGTTTTGTGTAGTAGAGGAGGCAGTGTCGGCCAAAATGGGGAAAGACCGTGTAGCTGATCATGTATCGCATGGGGCGCAATATATTACCTCGGCCGATCTTTCGTGCCTGATGCACCTTGAAGGTATCCTGCGCCGTCAAAACAGTGATGTTAAAGTAATTCACGTAGCCGAAATTTTAAACAACAGCCTGTAA